Within Macaca nemestrina isolate mMacNem1 chromosome 12, mMacNem.hap1, whole genome shotgun sequence, the genomic segment CACATTCTCTCCTGGCACAGGCCGGGCATTTCAGTGACAAGGGGTGGGAGGGGACAGTGACAATGATCTCAAAGAGCCAGGCCCTGGCCAGGGTCTCTAGCAGGTACCAGAAGCAGGAGCTGTCCCAGGCAGGGGTCTCCAGGGGAGACGTGGAGAAAAGATGAGGCTTTGGccctgcacggtggctcacacctgtaatcctagcactttgggaggctgaggcgggcggatcacctgaggctgggagttcgagaccagtctgactaacatggagaaaccctgtctctactaaaaatacaaaattagccggggtggtggcatgtgcctgtaatcccagctactcaggaggctgaggcaggagaatcgcttgaacccgggaggcaggtgttgtggtgagccgagagtgcaccactgcactccagcctgggcaacaagggcaaaactcccatctaaaaaaaaaaaaaaaaaaaaaaaagactaggctTTGCTCTGTGGCTTTGGGGGTCTCCAGGCACACCTGCACATCTATTTATGGTGAGAAAGGGGGCCTGACCCCCTCTTTTGGAATTTCCAAAACCAGGGAGAACCCACAGATTAAAAATGCCGAGGGAGGGGGAAGAGCAAAGAAAGGGGATGGAGAGCAAAAAGAAtctgtgagtttttaaaaagaagcaaatatgGGTATTTCAGGCACCTACTTAGAACATTTCAAAAGAAACGGTAAATGCTTAAAACCACAGAGTGAAAAGTGCCCCAGGCGCCGTCCACCGGcggtgatggatggatggatacagtggcagcagcagcataGAGTGTGTTGGACTGCACGGGAGGCAGTCCTGGCTTAAGAGACAGGCCCAGGATGCAGTCCGGGCTTTGGAGCCGCAGGGCCCGGGAGGTGCTCTCCGTCAGCCCCTCCGGCGAGCCACAGGTGCTGAGTTTAGACTCTGGAAAGTGGGTGGCGCACATCTCTACTTTCTTGGTGCCTCTTGGACACTGAGTATAGGTATTTTGCAGCCTCTCTGCTGGCACAAGCGGCTTCTTGGTGGGGCTGGATGGTCTGGCTACAGGACTGCCCTGACTTGGGGTTTTCAGGGGATTCCAGTGACTTTGAGCAACACAGTGAACATCTCTTGATATCTGCTCCCTTTCAGTGTCCTGGGGGATGAGAAAGCAAGGGTGGGAACCAGGATCTTCTAGTCAAAGCACCAGACCTTGGGAGGAAAGTATCTGCCAGGTCCCCATCTAGCGCTTGAATGCTCCCAGTGATGGAGAGCTCACTGCCTGCTTCCTTTGCTGGGCTAGAGTTTCTCTTCCCTGACCTTCAGTTTTCCCTTTGCCCACTCCCCTTTTACTGGCCACAAGGAGTGGACTGGAGACAGACCCACCCAGAAAGGAAAGTAGAAACAGAAAGGAAGTAGAAAAGCCCATGACTCTAGAGTCTACTCTCTAAGGACTGGATGGGCCACTTGTCGCAGAGGCCTGAGCCCCTTTCCCTAGGGCAGTGCTGGAGCCTCAAGCCTGAGTACTCTGACCCATTCGGTGTTGGTCTTCAGAGACCCTGGCTCCCCAGAGAGCCAAGCCAGGGCAGGTGCCCCCTACCTCGCACCCACCTCCCCCCCCCGGCCCCCGCCACCCATCGAGGCCCAGGAAGTCCCTGCTGTGCAAATAGCCACTTGGGGCAGGTTCATAAACCACGAAAAGTCCCCCTTTCCCTTCACCTCCAAGGAGTTTAACCTCTCCTAATCAATTTAGCAGACTCCCTTGGTTGTAAACGGTAACGATTTGCATTTCTGAGCCTTTTTATCCctccttaagaaaaaaaacatgcCTCCTCTCTGCACTCAGGAAGGCCGATGCACGGCTGCGAATCGCTTGTGAGTGCTCGCCCTGGCGCCCACCCAGGGGCAGGCAGCAGCCGCTGTCACCTGCGCCTATCGAGTATGAGGAGGCACGCGGATGCTCGCCACTGATCCTGGCTGTGTCCTGGCCCTGAAAGCAGGGTCTGGCCCTTGGGGGCACAGGTCCCTGCGCCCGGCCCCTCCTGCCAGCACCGCCCCTGCTCTCCCCATTGCCCTCCCCGCCCCTTCACTCTCTGCCACATCCAATTCTCCTTGTTGTATTTTTCATAAGTGCGAGGCTCAGAagcccctgcctcctccctggcACGTTCAGCAGGAAGCAGGTTTCTGAAGTGGGCTGGCTTTGGGACTTGAGCTGCCATTTTCAAGGGGGAGGGtctgctctttctcctcctctcctggcTCCTTGGCTCCAGGGCTGGAGgtgaaggagggaggcagaggtttggaGGCAGACTTGGGTCCCGGCCTGTCCTCTGCTCAGGCCCTGACCAGCCCCTCCCACCCTTCAGGGATCCCTCACCTGACTTGGGCCAGCTAGGACCTTTCAGCGCCAGCACTGGGGAGGGGCCTCCACTCGGCCTCTGGAGCACCAGTTTCCTGAGTGACGTTGGACCCCGCCCTAGCACACCCCCACTTTACTGAAAGGGAAACAGAGGCCGTATTCTCACCGAACCGTCTTTCCCTGCACCTCTTGGAAAATATCTCCCTGATCGCCTCCTCCACTCTCTGCCTGGCTTTGTTCggacagggctgggctgggctcagaGGGAGGGTTTCCTGGACCCCCAGGGGAAGGAGGAGACCCCGTGCCTGcatagagggagggagaagaggcacAAGGCAGGTGTGGGCTTTGGGCTTTGGGAGTGTCAGCTTGGGCCCCTCCCAGCTGCTGCCGTCTTCCCAGGTGCTATCCCCTCCCCTGCCAGAGTCACCCAGAGCCAGGAAGGTGCAATGCCCCAGCTCTTGGCTCCAGACCTGCATCCCGGCCCTGGGTCAGGGAGACCCCTGGCTGCCTCATGTACCACGTTAGCATGGAGGTGGTCTAGCAAGCCCCAGCCTATTTAAAGAAGATGGAGGCTGTGGCGGGAGgccatggggagggggaaggagaaaagggaagaaaagcagcTTTTGATGCACATCATGTCTGTGGAATTGAGTATGACtaattaatagattttatttttagtaatctCTTAAGCATTCCATACGTTGGGCCCCACGCCTGAGCTGAGCTTACAAGAGGCCTCATTCGCAAAATGCAAATGATTCCCGGCCTGCTggtgccttctctctctccttccttgccttttctttcctttcctttcctttttttttttttcttttaaggggaaatttaaaggaaaattggCATGTAATAGAAAAGACATTCCAATCACTACATCTAATTACCACGAAGGGTAAAccacttaaccaaagaagtgtcGTGggctttttttaatctttaacttTAAACCTGCCTTAAATGCCACAAAACGTACTCATCAGTGCTGAGGCCACTGAGGTTGTTCTGGTTACTTAGAGGCTGTGAGGGTCAGCCCGGCCGAGGACGTTCCCTTGGAAATGTCGGCTGTGCACGGGAGCCCGGGAGAATTTAGACAGGCCCCGGGGAAGGCAGGGTGTCCTGAAACACCTCCTATCTTGTGGTGTGAGACCAGCTGGGAAGAGCTGGGCCAAGAGGGGATGGGGTTTCAGAACGGACCTAGCTTCTGGCCCCCTCCCTGGCTGAGGGGGCTGTGATACAGCAGATATTTGGGGGCTTGCTCTGGGAAAGCCCAGAAAGGACCCTGGGAAGGTGTCAGGATTGCTGAGGGGCAGAAAAGATGAGAAAGTCAGCTCTAGAGCTGGGTCCCAGGGCGCTGACTGGGTGGAGCTTCCACCTTCATCCGCACTTAGAGCTCCGGGGGCGGGTGATCCCTGCaatgaggcaggcagggtctggtaAGAGGGGTCGAGCCCCGCACTTGCCCAGTTAGTGCAAGAACCAGGAGCAGGAGACTCGTGTGGTCCTGGGGCCCAAGGAGCTCCTCTGGGGCAGCTGCCAGGGATCCTGCCTGCCTGGGCCCACTCTGTGCAATGGGGGGGAGGAAGGCTCATCACCTAGGCCTTGTCTGGGAGGGCGTGGCTGGGCACAGGCTGGCTCCCAGCTCTGCCTGCTCTCTAGCACTAAGTCCCCCGCACTCCTGCCCCAGCCAAGCGGGACCTTCCCAGGCAGCTGTCAGTCCAGGCCACCTACTGTCCCCAGATGCCTTCCTAAACACTAAGGGCATGACCTGACCTGTCTAGGGTAAGGAGAGGAGACAAGGGGACCTAGGTGAGGTGGGGACAGTGTGCTGGCAGCACCGTGTTGCAGATGGGTGGCACTTGGGGGAAGGCAGTGATCAGAGTGGTGCCCTTCAGGGAGGGGGGGCTCATTTTGGAATCAGCAGAGACCTGGGACTTCTGTCCCCCATGCCAACATGGCACACCTCGGGCACTCTCTCCTCCCAGACAACCCAGGTGGGCCCTTCTGCTCGTCTCAGGGCGGGGGGGGCCGTGGTCCACAGGGagggcctcctttttttttttttttttttttgagacggagtctggctctgtcgcccaggctggagtacagtggccagatctcagctcactgcaagctccgcctcccgggttttttacgccattctcctgcctcagcctcccgagtagctgggactacaggtgcccgccacgtcgcccggctagttttttgtattttttttagtagagacagggtttcaacgtgttagccaggatggtctcgatctcctgacctcgtgatccgcccatctcggcctcccaaagtgctgggattacaggcttgagccaccgtgcccggccttttttttttttttttttgagatggagtcttactctttgcccaggctagaatgcagtggcacaatctcggctcactgcagcctctgcctccctggttcaagtgattcttctgcctcagcctcccgagtagctgggtaacaggcgcccgccaccacgcccggctaatttttgcatttttagagagacgggctttcaccatgttggccaggctggtctcaaactcctgacatcagaagattgccttggcctcccaaagtgctgggattacaggcgtgagccaccacgcccggcctggggCTTTTACACAGACCTGACATTAAGGCCTGAGGAAGTTTCTCTCTTGACCTTATTGTGTGAGAAAATGATTCaggcaggaaaaggaaaaacacgTCTAGTTTCGAGTGAAAGGTGCCCACGCTGCTTGGCTGTTCCCCAGGGCTGAGGAGTGGACCTGTTCTGTGGGCTAGCTCCCCCGGGGCCGTGCTGGGAACCTGCGCCCGTCCTTCCACTTTCCACGTGGCTGTTGTGTCCGCTCCTTTCAGCCTCATCTCCTCACTGAAGGCGCTGGTCGGGCCTTTTAACGTAACCCCTGCCCCGCTGCTGCTTCTGCCTTTGCTTTCGCACGGCGGCGGAGGCTGTTTGAAAAGAGCACCACCAGGCGCTCCTAGCCCTCTCATCCTCCTGCCCTCGGACCAGCATCTCCTCTTTGACGTTCCTTTTCCTCGGTGCAGAACAAGCAGCACAGTGACAGATGGTGACCCGGGCTCCCCGAGTACTGGGACGCAGGCTCCACTCTTCCCCCCTCTCCGATTCGCTGTCATTATTTCATCATCGTTTTAATCTCATGGCTCACCACACTGCACTGTCAGTTGATAAATGAATGATAGCGGCATGGAttccagagagaagaaataaaatcttaacTCTTCTGAGGGTCCCAGCCAGGGCCCTTTTGGAGGCTGGCATTTTTAGAAAGAGATCTGGCCTCTCCCTCTCAAGAAACAGAGTCCCAGGGGTGGGCCCAGCTGAGTTTTCTACGTTCAGGGAGGGACTGCTGTCACCCAGGgcttttttgagaatttttgtgtctctttctgGGCTTTGTTTGAGCAGCCATGGAAACCAATAGGTCTAATCagctgatatttaaaaaaaaaaaaaaaaaaaaaaatccctgcgcTAATTACCCGTCCTAGGAGGGAACATTCAGCACATGGTAAATGCTCCGAAAGTAGCTGTTAAGGTGATTGCACGTGGTGGGGGAGGGAGATGAGGACACTGGAATCAAATAAAGCTTTTATCTAGATCAGAAAGGAGAGCAGCCCAGCGCTGGCCAAGCTGAGCTAGGGTGGAACTAGAAGCCCCTGCTGCGACGCCTCCCTAAGCCACCCGTCTGAGACATACACGCCTCAGCCTTTAGGAACAGCAGTAGCCCCCAGAGACCAAGTCTCTACCCCCACCTcactcccatccccaacacaccGTCTACTTACTCAATGATCTCTAGGAGAAAGCAACACTTTCCCAATTCTATTGTCTCAGGAAATGGTAAGAACTGACTCAAGGAGAACGGTAAGGACCGTGCATGTGGCTCTGTCTACCCATCTGTACTTAGAGACACTGCGACAGGGatagacaggcagacagatgcACCTCCAGGTGGCGGGGAAAGCTACGGCTTCCGCCGGGGCTTCTACAGGAGAGCATGGTGCATGGAACTGAAGAGGGCTTCAGCCTAGGGAAAaacaagtttgtttgttttttaatcaacTACATGATTGTTCAAAGAATGCAGTGAAAGACGCCATGTTTCTGCAAATCTGCAAGGGAAATGGTATGGAACGAGCCAGGGGAGAGATTTCAGGTCCGTATCTCCAGGGCAAAAgatcttttcttccctctctcctttgtGAGGAGCCTGAAAACCTTCCATCACGTTGCCAGCGAGTGGCCAGCAGCGGGAGAGCTGCGTGGGAGCTTTGAGAGCCGGCTGCTTCTCCCTGGCGGTTCCTTTGTGACGGCCCTGAACAGAGCATGAGGTGTCCACAGATGTTGTACAGGTAGTATCCTTCcagttcagggaaaaaaaaaaaacaacaaaaaacccaacccAGCCCTTCCTGTGATATTATTTTTAGTCCTTCCCTCCCCAACTGGTATAACTCGGTATAAATTATGTCTTCAATAATGTCGAATTCCCCCTCCTGCcttctattctttaaaaaaaaattgtcacgGTTGTGTTCTACAAAATCGTCAGCCCTCCCCAAACTTTGCTTTCTGCGGGGGAAAGTCATCCGTGGAAtttctcttccttgctctctCGGGTTGCAGCAGGCTGGGCAAAGCCACGTGGCCATGCCAGggcagctggggctggggcgaGGCAGCCCAGGTGGGCGGGCATCATGTGTAGGAGTAGTCTATGTCGGGGATGCCGCCGTCCCGGTAGCCCCGCGTGGTGCCGTAGCCAATGGTGTGCGTGGCCTTGCAGAGGCTGCTGCCGTTGGAGGGGAAGATGGTGTGGACCACGTACTCCTCTTTGGTGCGGTACGGGTTGATGGGCAGCATCTGCAGGCCGGGCCCACGGATTTCCAGGATGGAGTTGTCCTTCTTGGTCCCCGACTCCATATAGTCATCCTTTTTCCTGCTGCCCCGGTTGTAGGCCCTCTCCCGGGTCAGCAGTTCGCCCGCTTGGTGCACGTACCAGCAGACGGCCCCCAGGACCAGGAAGAGGAAGACCAGAGCCACGGCCCCACCGATGATGCCCGCCAGGGGCAGGCCCACCATGGGGCCGGCATTCTGCTCTTGGTTGAGCGTGGTGGTAGGGCCGTAGCTGTCGGCCGTCTCTGCCTTGGCACACACGGGTGTCTCGTCAGCTACATAGGCATTACTGGTCTCCATGGTGACCATGCAGATGATATAGGTGGACTTGGGCTCCAGGGCCGTCAGCAGGTACTCTGTCTTGTCCCCCTGCACCAAGGTCTCTGTGATGGAGCCCACGGCCGGGCTGTGGCCCAGGCGCAGCCAGCTGAGCCGGAAGGAGGAGGCGGGGAGCGTGGCCTTCCACGTGATGCGGATAGAATCTGCTGTCAGGGCCTTCACGTGGATGGCCAGGGTCTTGGCACCATCGCCCGTTGCCATAGGGTAGTCAATGTTGGAGTCGGGGATGCGTAGCCCCGGCCTTTTGGCCTTGAGGGTAAACAGGGAACcctggggcgtggtggcggagGCGTGGTTGCTGGCCGTGGTCTTGGCAGCCGCGTTGGCCACGCCACCCTGTGACCCCGTCTCAAAACACTCGTCCATCTCGCTAGTGATGTCCTTGATGGCCATGCCTCGGACCTTCTCAGGGCCCTGGCACATGAGGCCCCGCACGTTGACCACGGCCGCCCGTGCCTTCACCCAGTCCCGCAGCCACATGAGGTTGCAGCCACAGAACCAGGGGTTGTTCCTGAGCAGCAGCTGGGCCAGGTTCCCCAGGTCGTCGAACAGGCCACGGGGCAGCGTGGTCAGGTTGTTGTTGGACAGGTCCAGCCGCTCCAGCTCACGCATCTTGGCCAGCGTGTTGTAGGGGATGTGGCTGATGGCGTTGTCCTGCAGGTAGAGCTTCTGCAGGTGGGCGCTGGGCAGGTTGAGGGGTGGTGCGGCCAGCGAGTTGCGCACCAGCGAGAGCTCTGTGAGGTTCTGTAGGCGGCTGAAGGTATCGTCCGCGATGCGCTGGTTGGCCAGCAGGTTACCGTCCAGCACCAGGCGCCGCAGGCTGTTGAGGCCCTTGAAGGCATGCAGCGGGATGGTGGAGATGCGGTTGTCGTCCAGTCGCAGCTCCTCCAGCGTGTGTGGCAGCCCCGAGGGGATGC encodes:
- the LOC105469498 gene encoding leucine-rich repeat transmembrane protein FLRT1 → MVVAHPTATTTTTTTATVTATVVMTTSTMDLRDWLFLCYGLIAFLTEVIDSTTCPSVCRCDNGFIYCNDRGLTSIPADIPDDATTLYLQNNQINNAGIPQDLKTKVNVQVIYLYENDLDEFPINLPRSLRELHLQDNNVRTIARDSLARIPLLEKLHLDDNSVSTVSIEEDAFADSKQLKLLFLSRNHLSSIPSGLPHTLEELRLDDNRISTIPLHAFKGLNSLRRLVLDGNLLANQRIADDTFSRLQNLTELSLVRNSLAAPPLNLPSAHLQKLYLQDNAISHIPYNTLAKMRELERLDLSNNNLTTLPRGLFDDLGNLAQLLLRNNPWFCGCNLMWLRDWVKARAAVVNVRGLMCQGPEKVRGMAIKDITSEMDECFETGSQGGVANAAAKTTASNHASATTPQGSLFTLKAKRPGLRIPDSNIDYPMATGDGAKTLAIHVKALTADSIRITWKATLPASSFRLSWLRLGHSPAVGSITETLVQGDKTEYLLTALEPKSTYIICMVTMETSNAYVADETPVCAKAETADSYGPTTTLNQEQNAGPMVGLPLAGIIGGAVALVFLFLVLGAVCWYVHQAGELLTRERAYNRGSRKKDDYMESGTKKDNSILEIRGPGLQMLPINPYRTKEEYVVHTIFPSNGSSLCKATHTIGYGTTRGYRDGGIPDIDYSYT